ATTGGAAAAAACAGAGGAGGGTGGGGGAAGGGGGCAACTAAAACACAAATACGAGTGGAAACCGCAGGCAGCGCAGattcgttttgtttgctaAAACTGCGTCACGTTGCAAGTTTGCCTCCGTGTGGCCTCCTgcccctcctcctccccctcTTCTCTAAATTTCAGCTACTGCTGCCGAGATTTGCGTAAACAAAATCggttttattatatattttttttctttttccggCGCTGCTGCGTTGTGTAACCCGAGGGACAAATGATGTCAAAGCACTGGCAACTTTTGTGCTGAGTGTGCACTTGCAGGGAAAATTTAGACAATTCAGACAATAAAACATATGCACTAGcaacttataaaatataaacatattaatAAGAAAGCTTTGCTGGAGCAGTGTTTCCATTACACTTAATCTACAACTGATTGGCACTAAAAATTACTCAAGAGTTTATGTTACAACATACTTTTCTACACCTTTGATTTAAAATTGCCAATAGTTTGATTGTAGTATTTGCTAATAAATACTGTTTTGTTAAGTTTTCTGCGAGTGTGTCCATATaacttgttgctgctggcagGATGATGCAGCAAATGCTCTTGCCACGTGAGCGTTGTGCAAGAAGTCCTTGCCACAGAACTGGAGCAGAACTGGTCCACGAGAGAGCTATCAAATTAGTGGGTTGGCTGGGAGGGGTGAGGAGACTGAGGAGGCAGAGGAGGCTTGGAAACTGGGCAACCTTCGATTTGACCTTCGCTGCCTCCGCCGGCGACTTTTGCCTTCGCGGTGACCTCCATTGGCTGCCTGCCTTTGCCTGCctttccatttcaatttcgtCTTTCGGTTTTCAACTGGTATTCAAGTTTTTTCTCTTTGCCCcgttttgcataatttattgcatttattttagttgatattattttcatttcattcactGCTGGCGCCGCCTCAAGTTTCGCCATAAATTTCCCACCGCACGTCTCAGTTTTCATCGCGTGTGTCCTTAATTTTAGCATTGATTGCCTCTCACTCCTCACTCTCACTTCGCCGCTGTCCAGTTAGCTTACCCAAGCTGACCACGCCCACGTGACCCGACCCTTCTGCTGGGAAGCCCAGGAAACCAGCCGTTCCTTTCCCGGTGTATATAATTGCCCAGAGTGCGTGGGTGAGAGTCCTTCTATGGCCCTTTTAACGCCCCTCGCTCCCATTCATATCAAATGTCCTTTGACGTAAATTAATTAGGTTATGTGAATACGTGAAGAAGTAGCAATCGATGTTGGGAGGTTGCCATAGACCTGACCTGCCTAGTTAACTGCTTCTATTTTTAGTTGCTAACTACGGGCTAGTCAGGCGAAGTGGATGGCATGGAACTCAACATGTGTTCGCCATAATGATGTTATGCCATCGCATCACGTTGTGATGAACAAGTTCTAAGGGAACCATAATTCCCACAATTAAAgtatgaaattaaatgatgTTTTATTTGAAGATAGCTCACACAGTAAATTCACTCATTCAAGCTGATGCATCGTTTACAGCTTTCGAGAGCATCATGACTTCTGCAAGCACATAAATGAATTTCTTGGCCTGAAGTGGGGATACATCTCAGTCATAATTCCACTTCCGTGGCATCTACATTGCTACCTACACTCCGTGTCCACCCATTCACTTAGTCATCTTCATCATTGTTGGCCAATTACCAtaatgttttccttttttcggcGCTTTCTTCGCCGCTTTGTTGGGGGCGTTGACAAGTCGCAAATGGTGATGTGAGTGCAGtgcacagatacagattctATAGGCCATATAGCCATACAATATGAGTGCGTCTCGGGCAGAATGGAAAGGTGGAACTGCGTTCAGTTGCATTTTATCGGCTAGATTGCGAGGTAGCGAAATTGCCCGACATCGAAAAAAGGTGGCGACAGGAAATTTTCCTCGACAAAGAAGCGGAAGAAACACAACACGTACACAAAAGAACAATGATCTCCTTAGTCATAAGAAGGCTTTTTAGAAAAGGTGCACAATTAGCTTTAGATACCGTGATGCCAAATGAATTGCTAACTAATAATATTTGACTCTTGCGAATCTTTCAGATTGTGATTGCGGCTGCGTAGACTCATATAACTCCAGCCACGGCCCGCCAGCGCAGCAGGACTCTTCAGCAGCAGCGGGAGCAGGATCTGGAGGATCTAAAGCGGGATTGGGATcgggaggagcaggagcaggaccagACGGAATCGGGCGGATCAGCAGCCTCAAAACGGCGCACACAAAGGTCGCCACCTCGGGGGGTCATGCCAACACGCAGCCCCCCAGCAAAAGGTCGAGCAGCGGAGCGGATGGCGACTACCAGCTGGTGCAGCACGAGGTGCTCTATTCCCTGTCGGCGGAGTATGAGGTggggtttttgtttattcaatGTACATTTTCGGATACTAACAGGCACTTCTTTGATTACAGGTACTGGAGTTCTTGGGCCGCGGCACCTTTGGCCAGGTGGTCAAGTGCTGGAAGCGCGGCACCTCCGAGATCGTGGCCATCAAGATCTTGAAGAACCATCCTTCGTATGCGCGGCAGGGCCAGATCGAGGTCTCGATCCTTTCGCGCCTCAGCCAGGAGAATGCCGACGAGTTCAACTTTGTGCGGGCCTTTGAGTGCTTCCAGCACAAGAACCACACCTGCCTGGTATTCGAGATGCTGGAGCAGAACCTGTACGATTTCCTCAAGCAGAACAAGTTCTCGCCGCTGCCCCTCAAGTACATAAGGCCCATTCTGGAGCAGGTGAGTCACAACTTCTAAAAGCTACCGGAGATCCTTGACTAATTCTGCTCTTCCTGGTACCTTAGGTATTGACTGCCCTGTTGAAGCTGAAACAACTGGGTCTGATCCATGCCGACCTGAAGCCCGAGAACATCATGCTGGTGGACCCAGTGCGTCAGCCCTACCGCGTCAAGGTGATCGACTTTGGTAGCGCCTCTCACGTGAGCAAAACGGTCTGCAACACCTACCTGCAGTCGCGGTACTATCGTGCACCCGAGATCATCCTGGGTCTGCCCTTCTGTGAGGCCATCGATATGTGGTCACTGGGCTGCGTGGTGGCAGAGCTCTTCCTCGGCTGGCCGCTCTATCCGGGCAGCTCGGAGTTCGACCAGATCCGCTACATCTCACAGACACAAGGCCTGCCCACAGAGCACATGCTGAACAGCGCCTCGAAGACCTCGAAGTTCTTCTACCGCGACGTGGACTCGACGTATCCCTTTTGGCGGCTGAAGACCACCGAGGAGCATGAGGCGGAGACAAACACGAAGAGCAAGGAGGCGCGCAAGTACATCTTCAACTGTCTGGATGACATTGGGCAGGTGAATGTGCCCACTGACTTGGAGGGAGGTCAGTTGCTGGCAGAGAAGACGGACAGGCGGGAGTTCATCGATCTGCTGAAGCGCATGCTGACCATTGATCAGGAGCGGCGACTCACGCCCGCAGAAGCGCTGAACCACTCGTTTACGCGGTTGACCCATCTGGTTGACTATGTCTACTGCAACAATGTCAAGGCATCCGTGCAGATGATGGAGGTGTGCCGCCGAGGCGATTTCCACACGTAAGTTCAGCAGCTAGGTAACCGAATTATTATCTTATATTAACCAAATTCCTTGATATCCTACAGGGTGCAGCCCGCGTCGACTCTGGTGACCAACTTCGTTCCCTCGAGCACGGAGAACATGACGTTCACGATCAACAACCAGTTGACCAGTCAGGTGCAGCGCCTAGTGCGCGATGGTCGTCCTCTGGCCTACGAGGGACTATACCAGATCTACAACGGTCGCAGTGTGGCCCGACAGTATCCGCAGACCCGGACGGATAGCTTCCAGCACCAGCTGGTCTCGAACATCCTGTGCCCGCCCTCGTACCAGACGATGCCCAGTCCCACCAAGCATGTGGTGGTGGGCAGTGCCACCATGCAGCCACCGTTGCAGGTGCCGCCGCAGCAGTACGTCAATGTGCCCGTACCGGTTTCCATGGTGGAGCCAACTTCTGGTCAAAGAATGCTCCTCACGAATCGTGTGCAGGCCAGCGGAGTAGCCTGGCCACAGACTGGAAGGCAGATGGCCTTGGTGCCGTCGTGGCCGCAGCAGGCGCCCGCCCACTCGCTCATCGTGGACTCGACGCCTCTCTTCAATGTGGAGGAGATCTATCCCAAGCACCACCTCAACTTGCCACGCAACGATCTCAAGAAGGAGTCGCCGGCTCATCATATCGCGTGAGTGTTAACTGGCAACTCCTCGTGGAAAGCCCAACCTTATGTCCGACTTACCTTCTTTCAGCAAGGGCAACTCTTATCGCGTGCCGCGCCACGAGAAGAAGGAGCACCAGCAGCTGTCGCCGGTGAAGAAGCGGGTGAAGGAAAGCTCGCCGCCCCACCAGCAGCGGTACCAGCGCGCAGCCCACGTGTCGCCGCAGTACCACACGCACCACAACTGCAACTACGGGAATGGCAGTGGCTACAGCGCCAGTGCCGGATCGGTGGTGGCCTCCTCGGCTACCTCCGCTAGCAGTGAGTCCAGATGCAATATGAAACCTTCCCAGACCATTCTCATTTCGATTTGAAACTTTTGAATTGAAAACGATTGAAAAATGAATGGAAAATAATGCATGATATCCActtatttgatattttctcTCTCCCCCAGACATTGTGAATGGTAGCTCGTCGAGTTCGCACCATCACCACGTGCCCGTCGCCCATGCCCAGCCCTACAGCAACTCCTCAGGTCACCACATTGTGAGCAACTGCAACGCCAACGGAGGAGCCGGAGGAGCAGTGGTGTACCAACAGCCACCGGCACATGCCCATCAGCAGCATGGCCAGCAGCCGCATCCGCAGAGTTCGCAGCATCCGCAGCACGTGAAGCAGCCGACGATAACCATTCACGACACGCCCTCGCCCACGGCTGTGAT
This portion of the Drosophila santomea strain STO CAGO 1482 chromosome 3L, Prin_Dsan_1.1, whole genome shotgun sequence genome encodes:
- the LOC120449642 gene encoding homeodomain-interacting protein kinase 2; protein product: MKTSHHPKASDFVDYAVAGGGGSGFCPGLGAGLSLRATSFYGDQTVTAAADGTRHQEQQQQQQQQHTQRQPATSASTASAAAAATSKRKRQTDCDCGCVDSYNSSHGPPAQQDSSAAAGAGSGGSKAGLGSGGAGAGPDGIGRISSLKTAHTKVATSGGHANTQPPSKRSSSGADGDYQLVQHEVLYSLSAEYEVLEFLGRGTFGQVVKCWKRGTSEIVAIKILKNHPSYARQGQIEVSILSRLSQENADEFNFVRAFECFQHKNHTCLVFEMLEQNLYDFLKQNKFSPLPLKYIRPILEQVLTALLKLKQLGLIHADLKPENIMLVDPVRQPYRVKVIDFGSASHVSKTVCNTYLQSRYYRAPEIILGLPFCEAIDMWSLGCVVAELFLGWPLYPGSSEFDQIRYISQTQGLPTEHMLNSASKTSKFFYRDVDSTYPFWRLKTTEEHEAETNTKSKEARKYIFNCLDDIGQVNVPTDLEGGQLLAEKTDRREFIDLLKRMLTIDQERRLTPAEALNHSFTRLTHLVDYVYCNNVKASVQMMEVCRRGDFHTVQPASTLVTNFVPSSTENMTFTINNQLTSQVQRLVRDGRPLAYEGLYQIYNGRSVARQYPQTRTDSFQHQLVSNILCPPSYQTMPSPTKHVVVGSATMQPPLQVPPQQYVNVPVPVSMVEPTSGQRMLLTNRVQASGVAWPQTGRQMALVPSWPQQAPAHSLIVDSTPLFNVEEIYPKHHLNLPRNDLKKESPAHHIAKGNSYRVPRHEKKEHQQLSPVKKRVKESSPPHQQRYQRAAHVSPQYHTHHNCNYGNGSGYSASAGSVVASSATSASNIVNGSSSSSHHHHVPVAHAQPYSNSSGHHIVSNCNANGGAGGAVVYQQPPAHAHQQHGQQPHPQSSQHPQHVKQPTITIHDTPSPTAVITISDSEDEGGEAGGAQVPVLKQRAHAQSQTSSSLLQHAPSSSCSRSSAHQQPHPHPQQQQQQQQQQQINYGDHDPEDARRRHHAAAAAAVGSPKHHHHHQQQQQQQQPAPPPQQQQQQQYQPQPPPQQVLPQPQPSIKYEPGQSQKKRILAMAQSECGYQPQAPSQPSSSASLPHIPTKQEPAEFYPEYAAAPPQQLDTKRSSWAPNSSGSGVSALPLAHPKREAPSVAPISYVAPTVAPPLAHSKSSSTSSSSSISAATAAAAAAAAAAAASVGPPSWGPPQVYRQPSQPPPGSVGLPGSTQPPPSSVAPHPHHHSHGHHHHQAGTPLGGSPSSTAAAALLQPDIYAQGDIYRRPTVFVSQAAPSYAYANRAVVAPPPAHNSSSRQVIPSHPLPAHIQIPTQYSQFGPLSPAQVAASKHAAHFAPTNIWYGAE